One Paenibacillus sp. SYP-B4298 genomic window, GATAGGCACAGAAAAAAATGAACTGATCGTATTTATCTCCTGTCTTGCTGCAATCGGGATGATGGTGGTGCTTGCCACGATTCTGATCCCTGCGACTGGTGGGATGCAGCTCCGGCATCCGCTTGTTGGCATCGTCTCCGCGTGTATGGCTGCTATCCTATTTGTTGCTTCCTACTTTTTGTCCATTCATATCCATCGGAATAAAGAATTCAGGTAAGGTAAATGAAGGAGGATATATAATGAAGCCGATTTCTATAATTGGAATTATATTGACTGTCGTGACCGTTGCTCTCTTGAAGATCTTTCAAGATTCCATCCCAACAATAAATGAGCGAGTAACAAATATAGCTGTACTTGTGGGCATTATAATTTGTATCGTTATATTTGGTATCTCACGAATTAGAAAAAAGTAAGTCCTTCTCGAAGTGTTCATGCTGCACATCGTTCAGAATATGAAATGGAGTCAGGGCTACAGCCTCTACAAATGCTTCTGTAGAAGCCGCCGTGACTTGCAATTATGAATCAAGATGGTAGTTATGATGGAATCCGTAGACTTCAAGTACCCGCCGACATAGCTATTAAGGATCTGTCGCGCGGCATGACTATGAAGCTGGCCACCGCGGTAGCTATGTCTCATGGCGCCAAGCTGCTGCTGCTTGATGAGGCGACCTCTGGCCTTGACCCGATAGTAAGAGAAGAGATGCTGGACTTGTTTCTGGAATTTGTAGAGCATGAAGAGCATTCCATCCTCATGTCGTCCCATATTACGAGTGATCTGGAGAAGGTTGCAGATTACATTGTCTTTATGCACAAGGGCAGGGTCATTTTGAGCGAGTCGAAGGATAATCTCATGTACAATTACGGGATTGCTCGTTGCAAGGCGGAGCAGTTTCATGCTCTGGATCAATCCGAGTATGTGGCCTATCGAAAAAGAGGACTGCAGACGGAAGTTCTGATCCCGGATAAACTTCGATTCTCCAAGGAACACCATGGGATTATTGTAGATGACGTAACCATTGATGAAATCATGCTGCTGCTAGTCAAGGGGGATCAGTAATGAAGGGACTTATCCGCAACAACCTGTATTCCATGGGAGGCAACCTCCGAGTCACGCTGCTCATTGCTGTATTTTTAGCCTTTTTTCCTTTACTTCTTAAGGAGTCTTCCATGATTCCGATTATTTTCTCGATACAAATCTTTCTGTTTGTTGCCAACACAGGGACTTCACTCCGAGTGGATGAGTCCTCCAAATGGAACAAGTTCGAGCTGACGCTGCCCATCAAACGCCGCACCATCATTGGGGCGAAGTATGTGTCGTTCTTCATAGTGTGATCTATAGCTATAGCTTTGGGCTGACGTTGTCCATCACATCCGTGGCCTTGATGTACCCGATCATGTTGAAGATAGGCACAGAAAAAAATGAACTGATCGTATTTATCTCCTGTCTTGCTGCGATCGGGATGATGGTGGTGCTTGCCACGATTCTGATCCCTGCGACTGGTGGGATGCAGCTTCGTCATCCGCTTGTTGGTATCGTCTCAGCGTGTATGGCTGTTATCCTATTTGTGGTTTCCTACTTTCTGTCCATTCATATCCATCGGAATAAAGAATTCAGGTAAGGTACCCTAAGAAAAGACACAGGAAGCCAATGCAAGCAGTACAGCGATCCCCCTAAGAATCAAGCAATCTGAGGGGGATCGCGACATCAGAATCCGATAGCATGATGCGAAACGGCTATCCTTTGTTTCTGCGAAGGAAGCGGCGATTGATAAAATAAGCGACAAGTAAAGATAGGAAGCCGAGTATAACGGGTATGCCAAACGCTTCAATCGAGAAAGCATGGCCTTCGAGCTTCAGCTGGTTGGCGGCGCGATACTCGAGTCGCTTGGCGGCAAATTTCGCCGTCATTATATCCTCTTGCTTAGATAAATCCTCGAATGCGGGGTCCATTGCAAACCGACCGACCGCATCACGGTGCAAGAACAGCAGACCCGCGCTGTTGCGTCGTTCCAGAAGCAGCATACGTATCGAATGCGGCGGACAAATCCAATTCGTCCACACCGTTATATAGCAACACACCTGCTTTGACTTTATTCCATTGAAAAGCATTGTTCAGAACGTAGGTTATATCACTCCATTCGATATGGAACGGTTCCATGTGAGGGTTTGTCATGTAATCATAAGTGGGATAGTTCATCTGCTTCGCCACCGCTCTTGCAGCCGCCTCTCCTAACTGCTGAGAGATGACATATAGTGTAGCATCGATACCCGATGTCAGACCGGCAGAAGATACGATATTGCCTTGCGGGACGTAGCGCTGGTCGTTGACCCACGAAATTTCAGGATAGGCCTTAACGAGCCGATTGAGGTCACCCCAGTGTGTCGCGGCCGATTTTCCATCCAGTAGACCCGTATCCGCGAGGTTCTCCGCTCCGTTGCATATCGTGAGCAATGTAGTATGGGGACTCGAGTGCCTCTGAATCCATTCCCGGACAGGCGCATACTTCTTTTCATCCAGTATAGGCATAAATGGGATAACGATAATATCCGGGCTTTTGCCTAGCATCGCGTCCAACTCTTCGAACGAATAATGCGGGAGCACATCAAGTCCCCCGGTTAATGATTTTATCTCGCGATCAGGCGCAACGCCGTATACATTGTAAGACGCTGTCATCGCAAACATCTCGTAGGGAACGAGAAAGTCGAACACCTCTGTCACCTCGTTGGCCAGTAGCACAGCCACCGTAGGTTTGTTGGCGTCATACGTTGGTACGTGCACATTCGTCCAAGCAGGAGGGGGATTATCGTATACCGACATTCCGGCATTCATGGTTTTGACGAACCCGATGCCTCCTGCTCCCCCCACAATAACGATAAACACGAGGAAATACATGATGATACGCAATCCAGCTTTCACTTCCAAATTCCCCTTTCAACCCTCAATTGATGTGACCTTATTCACTATAACAACTCAAGATTTACTTCACATCTGTCTCGGGGTGGGTGGGGGAGCTGGACTTCCGATGGGAGGGCCGCTGGACTCGAGTCTGTTTCCCTTTTTATGCAAGACTCGATAGAGCTATCTTTTACGTGCAGGCTACAGCCTCTACAGATGCTTCTGTAGAAACCGTAGCGTATGTTCATTAATCACGCGATGTTGCTCCCTGATATTGGGGGCGATTGGAGCAAGAAGCGGCGAATATAGCGGCAGATCGGTGAAGCTGAGATGCCCGGCTTGCGGCAGCGTAATCTCCGCTCCTGACTTCTCCAACAGTCGTTCTCGCAGGGCGCGCTCTTCCTCCAATCCAGCCATTGAATCCTCCAATCCCTTGATATGAAGGCCGCCATTTAGAATGAGCAGCGGCTTGGCTGGCGGAGGCTCTGGATATTCGCCATAAAGGTAGCCATCGAGATTAATAGCGGCCTTGACCATTGAAGAATGGAACAGCATGCTAGCGGCTGCCGCACCTCCGAAGGAATGTCCGATCAAGGCCACTCTGTGCTCATCTATCCGATTGGCGAGGGGCGAATCCGGGGCGAACCGGGCAAGGGTACGGAGGCGAGCAAGCACAAATTCTATATCGGCCTGCTGCTCGCGGATGATCGGGAGGGCCGCCCTGTTATGGGCGCCGAACGTATTCGGCAGACCCCCGAAGTGATCGGTAAACGGCGTATCGTTGCCTTCGCCCTCGGGGACAGCACTAATGAACGCCGTCCCGGGATGTTCGAGGGCGACGACTATATAGCCATAACTTGCTAAATGTAATGCCTGGAACGTACCCGTAAAGCGAGTGCCGAGCAGGTTGCCGTGCAGGTAGACGACGACCGGAGCCTTCTCCACATCAGGGTGAAACGGTGCAGTATCATCGGCAGGAACGGTGAGATTCCGATAATCAGTCAGCAGATTGGCCCATGGACCGTAATGACGACGAACCGCCTGGACAAATAGATCGTACTGGGGGATATATCGGGCCGGAGCGGTGTGGAGGCCGCTCGCCGGGTACCAGATGCGTAGATTCAGTGGATGGCTTCCATTCGCTTCTGTGCGTTCAGGGTCGCTCCAGGTGTAATCTACGACACCTACGGCATAAGGGCCGTCAGGCGGGGTGAACTGGAACAACGGCAGCGAAGTCGGAATGGTCCAGCAGATGACGCCAACGAGGACAATCGGAATACGGAGCAGCATAGGCCGCAGACGGCCTGACCTGCGAGGAGCCGGGCTGCTTTGGCTGCCGCGCATATAGCCGCTTAGCACCAGCGCAACCATCATGTATAGGGGCAGCAGCGCCCAGCGTAACTGCTCGATGTACATATGCAGGATAAGAATGCCGATCAGGCCTCCGACGATCAGGCACCTTGTGAGCCGCGTGATGCGAGACCGTGATCCTGTCAGAAGGAGCCAGCCGAGCAGAGCGGCAAGCAGCAAGATGAATTCCCATCGTCCCATCCCTTCATCCCCTTCATAGTCAACCTGGTTAAAGAACCATGGATCGTCCCATCAGGTTTATCATCCCTATGGTCACCACTATGAATTAAGATGGCTGATTATGATGGGAATTATGAAGTCGGGTCATTGAACAAAGCGAAGCGTTGCCGTCCTAGAGTCGGCAACGCTTCGCTTGGAAAATCATGATTCTGCCTGGTGCGCACGATCTGCGCTCCTCCGCTCCATTTATGGCTCCATGCCCCATTGCAGTGTTCCATTGATATAGCCTGCAAGCTTGCTGTGCTCTACATAGCTGCTGGCCGTAGCGTTGAAGGAGTAGTCATTGGACTGGCTGTAGCTCGACCAGTCGGACTTGGAGAAGCGGATCTGCAGCTCAATGCTCTGACCCGGGTTCAGCATACCGGCCCCTGCTGTAAAGCCGATATTCAGATATGTGTCTGCTGTAGGCTTGGCGCTCGCCAAGGCATGGAAGGTGCCGACGACATTGGCGCTGCCGATATGAGACCAATCGCAGAAGAAGGCCTGGCTTTGGCTCCCGTCTGCCGTATAGAAGTAGCGAAGATTCACATCGGCGAGCGAGATGGCCTTATCTCCCGTATTGGTAAGCTTAATGCGCGGATTAATGGATACGGTAGAGCTGGCGCGCTCGCCATTGTACATCTCCACCTTCATCTCGCCTTCCACGCCTGGTTCAGGAGTCGTGGTGTCGATAATCGATAATTGCAGGACAGGATGGGTGCCTGCGCTGAATTGAAAGGTCAGATTCACTGTGCCAAGCGGCAGAGTGGACAGGTAGGACGGGAGCAATGTAACCGTTGTGCCGCTAAGTGTATAGTCGACTCCGGCCGCCAGCGTGTAGCTGCCGTGCTTAACGCCTGTGAAGGTATTGCCATTGAGCGTCAGAGCGACAGGAATCGCAGCTTGGGCGCTTGCCTTCAGGTCAAAGCTGGCGTTGGTCGGGCTGATCGTGGAGGAGGTGACAGGCTCTGGCCCGCCTGGCTCTGTGCCGCCCACCGGATCAGCGAACAGGATGCCCCGACCATTCGTCCCGAGGTAGACTCTGCCATAGACCCGCGGATCGCCGGTGATGGTCGCGTTCGGGATGCCATACTGATGCTGGTCATCGTTGATTCTGACCCAGGAGGCGCCTGCATCATCCGAGCGATAGATGCCGCGAACGCCATCGATTTTCGCTGTGGCATACAAGGCCATATAGGTTGCTCCAGGCGCTGCTTTGCCGAACCCTATGGTGTCTGCCTGCGCGACATTGGACAGCTTGGTAAAGCTCTGTCCCGAGTTGGAGGAATGCCACAGGCCATACAAGCCGTTGGCTTGGCCGCCTGCAAGCCAGATTTCGCCTTCCAGTCCAGGCATAGCCTTGAAGTTAAGCGTACCGCCGCTTGGCAGGCCTGTCGCCGCCGTCTGAGTAAAGCTTGATCCGCCGTTCGTGCTGACATAGAACTTGCCCCCGCTTGCCGCATAGAATTTGTTCGGGTTTACACGGTCCGAGCGCACCTGCGCGCCGCTTGGCACGCCTGTACTCTTCGTCCAACTATTGCCCGCATTTTTCGAGACATAGACGCCGACATCGCCCGTACTCCATACGACGCTCGTGGCATCGGCAGATACGGCTACCGTGCCGCCGCCCCTCGTGCCCGGAGGCTCGCTGTTGCCCCAATTCCAGTTGGAGCCGCCATCATAGGAGAAGCCTACGGATTTGCCATTCGGATGCAATTCGTAGTCTTCATTACCTACCCGAACAAAAAAATTTGGACTCTGCTCGGCAAAATCCAGGCTCGTAGACGTTGTAGGTCGTGTGAACATCTTGGTCGGTGTCTGCAGCAGATGGTCATGGCGGAAGCCTGTGACGTCGCCGATCGCACTGACCAGAGGCGCACCGGAAGGCGGACTGGCCAGATCGAGGACAGCCATCTCCTCAATCCCCTGAGCCATCACCTTAATATGAATCTGTTCATCCTGATCCCAATCGGTCAGATTGTTCGTTCCATAGATTGTTGCTCCCGTGCCATACATCATGCGATCCGAATCGAACGGATCGATCTGCAGATCGCCGATCATCCAGCCCAGCTTCGGAGTAATTTCCGGTATCTGCGGATTCGTAGCAAAATCCAGCCACGGCGCAGCGGAAATATCTTGCGTATAGCGGAAGCTGCGGTTCGGGTAGCTTTCCCAATCCCAGATGCTCGTCCAGCTTTCGCCGCCATCGACGCTGCGGTAGATCATCGCATCTGGCCACCAGGAGTTCAGCGAAGTCACCATTAGCGTATTAGGCTGCTGCGCATCGACAGCCAAGCCGCCGTAACCGAAATAGTTGTCCGCGTCTGGCACAGGGCTGATGTTTTTCCATACCCCTGTCTTCGTGTTGTATTTCCATACCTCGCCCTTCGTTCCATCGTAAGGGCCAATGCCGTTGCTGTAAGGGATATACAGATCGCCTGTCGAGGAAAGCACGCCATGATGAGGCAAATATCCTGTCGGCTGACCCGGCACAGCAGCCCAGGTTGCGCCGCCATCGGTGCTGCGATAGATGCTCTCTGCCACATCGGCTACACCGACATAGATGGTCTGGGTTGCTTGTCCAGGAGAGCCTGTCGAAGGATCGAAGGTGATCCAGGCGAGTCCCATAATATCCCCTTGGTACTCATTCGCCGGATTTTGCACATAGTTGCCGGGGTTGGGGAAGCTGACGACCTTGGACCAGGTGACGCCGTAGTCTGCGCTCTTCCATAATCCGTTGCCGCTGCGAGCGCCGAAGAACAATATGGAATTGTCATTCGGATCGATCTGGAGCCTCTCGCCCATCGAGCGTCCAGGCATATTGCCTCCGACCTTGAAGGGCAGCTCCGTCTCCTCCCATGTATTCCCGCGATCCGTGGAGCGCATAATATACCCATTATTAGGGTCCCAGCTATTCGTATAGGTACCTGCAGCGATATATAAGCGATCCGGGTCGACGGGATCGGTGGCCAGCGCATCGACTCCGGTCTTGCCCCATTCATCCCAGCCTACAAAATCCAATAACGGAATCCAGGTTTCGTTGGCCGGGTTCCAGCGATAGGCTCCACCGATGTCGGTGCGGGCATAGATCAAGTCCGGTTCGGATGTGTTAAAGACGATGCCCGGGATAAAACCGCCACCAGCGTTCGTCACCACATTCTTCCACTCGTAAGGCTGACTAGTGGCGGCCTGCGCCCTGTCAGGCGTCACGGCAAAGGTCGAGGCAACGATCAGAAAAGCAGTAAAGAGGGAGAGGAAGGGACGATAGCTTCCGATTAACATTATGAAACCTCCTTATGATGTTGAAATCTTATTTTTCATGCCGTCTGTCCGTATCGTAGCAGCGGGGAAATCACAGCTCACCTCCTTCTATAGAATTCACTGTCTTCAATGAAGAGTAAGTAATGTATAATGGAAACGTATTCATTTTGAAGTCTACATGCGAACGTTGTCTACAGGCTGAATGGAATTCGAGCTCGGTGAGGCGAGCTAGCTAGACGAAGACAAATGGATGTCGGATACACCGTGCAAAAATATTTATTTATAGCGATACATAAATTGTCAAATGATACATATATAGATTATCTTTGTGTAAAAAATTTGTCAATATATCAAATTATACAAAAGTAACATGACATCTAGGGCGTGTCTGAAAACTCTGAACGGAACAGATCTGGCCGAATTTTCGTTCCAGGCAAGGCGCATTTTCGCAGGCGTACCGGGGGTACGTCAAGAAAAGGCAACGCAGCATGGGGCGAAAAGGCGGGGAGAGATGCCCTTGAACGGGTTTTCAGACACGACCTAATAGAAGGAAGGGATTGCAATGTCAACACAGGATCGAGATCACATCATGGAGCTGCTGCCACAGCAGCGGGAGGAATTGCTGCGAATGATGCAGCAGCGGTTTGAGACCTATGTCCACCGTCACCCGGAGCTGGAGTGGACAGGCGTGATGGCGAAGCTTGCTGCCAACCCGAGCAAGCTGGGGTCGCTTCATGCGATGGAGCGTACAGGCGGCGAGCCGGATGTGGTCGGCTATGATGTGGAGTCAGAGGAGTATCTCATCTTCGATTGTTCCGCGGAGAGCCCTAAGGGGCGGCGGAGCCTATGCTACGATCATGCAGCGCTGGAAGCGCGAAGAGAGCATAAGCCCAAGGACAGTGCGGTCGGGATGGCTGCTGCGATGGGCATCGAGCTGCTGTCCGAGGAGCAATACCGGAGGCTACAGCAGCTTGGGGCGTTCGATCTGAAATCCTCAAGCTGGGTGAGAACGCCCGCACGAATTCGAGAGCTGGGCGGAGCCATCTTCTGCGACCGCCGTTATGATACGGTCTTCATGTATCATAATGGCGCGGAATCCTACTATGCCGCCAGAGGCTTCCGCGGCTGTCTCCGGGTCTAGCGACTCACTAGACCAGCTTCGCCACGCTCTCTCTCACCACAAGCTTGTTCGGCAATAGCAGCTTGGCAGGCAGCCTGTGACGCTTGTTAATACGGTCAATCAAGAGTCGTACCGCCCAGTTGCCCATCTCCACGATCGGCATGCCGACAGTGGTCAGCATCGGAGATACATAGCCAGACAGCTCGATGTTATCCATACTAATGATGGAGAGCTGCTCTGGCACCTTGATGTTCGCTTCCGTGAACCGCCGCAAGGCTGCGATGGCGGCAATATCCGTCGCGCAGAATACAGCGGTCGGAAGCGGTGCTGCCTGGGTCAGCAGCTTGTCTGCTCCCTGGTACCCGCCCGGCCCATTCTGCGGACAATTGCTGACCAGATGATCCGAGTGCTCCAGTCCATGCTTGCGGAGCGTGTCGCAGTAGGCCTCATAACGAACCTCGTTCGCCGTCTCCCCGATATATCCGATCTGCCGATGTCCGCAGGAGATCAGATGTTCAATGGCAATCTGGGTGGCTTCATATCCATCACAGATGACCTGATCGCAGTTGGCCGCAATGACGTTGCGTCCGGCGTACACCAGATTTTTGTAATGCTTCTCCAGAAAATTCATACTGTCGCTGCTAAAGCGGCCCAGGATGATCGCGCCGTCTGCGCGCGACGATTCGATCTTGTCCAGCAGCGTATCGGTCTCGATGTCAAACAGGGAATAGGATAGATGAACAGCATAGCCCAGCTCCAGTGCCTGCTGCTCGATCGCGCGGGACATCTGGGCAAAGAACGGATCATCATCGAGCTGGCGCGTTCTTCCTAATATGCAGGAGATGGAGCCATTGGATGAAGGGCGTGCAGCGCTCCTGCCGCGCTTGAGCTCTCTGGCGCTCTGGTTGGGCACATAGCCGGTCTCCTTCACAATTCTCCACACCCGATCCCGTACCTCCTGGGTAGCAAAGCTATTGTCAGGGGAATTCAATATACGCGATACGGTCGAGATTGACACGCCTGCCATAGAGGCGATCTGCTTCAAGGTGGTCATCTGCCATCCCCCTTCATGAGCGTGAATAACGTCAAGCGAAACGATGCGACAGCTCGCAATCATGCAAGCCGCGTACCACGCCGCGCAATCGTGCAGTTTTCTCCATCATATCGCGTTTTTACGCAAAACAAAAGTGGATTTGCGCAAAAACGCTTTGATTTTTGCGCAAATATCACTCGAAAATCATCCGCAAACCCTATAAAATTGTTGTCAAACGTTTGCGTAATCAATGCTGGTATTCAACGCCCAAAAAGCATATAATAAATGAAAATTATGCTGATATTTGCGCGGAGGGGCTGTGGGTTGCCTGCAGTCTTGTTCGTCATGGCTGTCGTGGCTGGTGCTGCCGGCGGCTCACCCAAGACCCCGGTGATGGCTAGTCACAGCGCCTTATTGTGGTCAGCAGCGTTTCAAATTGGCATTATAGGAGTGATACACATGTCGCTGACACACTTGGATAAACTTGAGGCCGAGGCGATCTACATTTTCCGCGAGGTGGCTGCCGAATGCGAGCGCCCGGTCATGCTGTATTCCATCGGCAAGGATTCATCGGTCATGCTGCATCTGGCAATGAAGGCCTTCTATCCTGAGAAGCCGCCGTTCCCACTGCTGCAGATCGATACGAGCTGGAAATTCCGTGAGATGATTGAATTCCGCGACCGTCGTGCACAGGAATTGGGCGTGAACCTGATCGTTCACCGCAATGAAGCGGCCATTGCTCAGGGCATTAACCCGTTCGACCACGGCGCAGCGTATACCGATATTATGAAGACCCAAGCGCTCAAGGAGGCGCTGACCAAGCATCAATTCACGGCTGCCTTCGGCGGCGGACGCCGGGACGAGGAGAAGTCGCGCGCCAAGGAGCGGATCTTCTCCTTCCGTACCGAGCAGCACACATGGGACCCCAAAAATCAACGTCCCGAGATGTGGAAGCTCTACAATACCCGTATCAACAAGGGCGAGAGCATGCGCGTATTCCCGATATCCAACTGGACGGAGAAGGACATCTGGCAATATATTCGCCGCGAGAATATTGAGATCGTGCCGCTCTATTTCGCTGCGGAGCGCCCTGTAGTGTACCGGGACGGCAATATCATCATGGTGGATGATAGCCGGATGCGTCTGCTGCCTGGCGAGGAGCCCGAGATGAAGAAGGTGCGGTTCCGCACGCTGGGCTGCTATCCGCTGACGGGGGGCATCGAGTCGGATGCCGATACACTGGATGAGGTTATTGCGGAGACACTGTCGGCGACGACATCCGAGCGCACCAGCCGTGTCATCGACAAGGAGGCGGCCGGCAGCATGGAACGGCGCAAACGGGAGGGGTACTTCTAATGAGCCATACAGAGAGCGGACTTCTGAAATTTATTACCTGCGGTAGCGTGGACGACGGCAAGTCGACACTAATCGGGCACATTCTGTACGATTCCAAGATGCTGTATGCCGACCAGGAGCAGGCGCTGCTGCTGGATAGCCAGGTGGGCAGCCGGAACGGGGCGATCGACTATTCGCTGCTGCTTGACGGCCTGATGGCCGAGCGCGAGCAGGGCATTACGATCGATGTGGCGTACCGCTATTTCAATACCGAACGGCGCAGCTTTATCGTGGCTGATACGCCAGGTCATGAGGAATATACGCGCAACATGGCTGTTGGCGCAGCGTTTGCCGACCTTGCCGTCATTCTGATGGATGCGACCCAGGGCGTGCTGGTGCAGACGCGCCGTCATGCTCGCATCTGCGCGCTGATGGGCATCAAGCATTTCATCTTTGCCGTGAACAAGATTGATCTTGCCGGCTATGACCAGCAGCGCTTCGAGGCGATCAGCGAGGATGTTCAGCGGCTGCGCGATGAGCTTCGTCTGGAAAATGCGGTGATCATTCCGGTCTCTGCGACAGAGGGCGATAACGTGACGCGCCGCTCGGACAACATGGACTGGTATGAGGGGCCGACCCTGCTGGGGCATCTGGAGAACGTCGATATTTCGGCAGACGTAACGGAGCGCGGCTTCTACATGCCGGTGCAGCGTGTATGCCGCCCGGATCATAGCTTCCGTGGCTTCCAGGGACAGATTGAGGCGGGCGAGGTGAAGGTGGGAGATACATTGACCATCCTCCCAAGCGGCGAGAGCGCGATTGTCAAGTCGCTTCATGTGGGCGACAGCCCATCGGATCGCGCAATCGCTGGCCAGCCGGTCACCGTTCAACTGGATCGCGAGGTTGATGTGTCACGCGGCTGCGTGCTGTCCAAGGAGGCTGGTCTGCAGACGGCGGCCACCTTCACAGCGACGCTGCTGTGGATGGATGAGGAGCAACTGGTACCCGGTCAGGAATATTGGATCAAGCTGGGTACGAAGCTCTTGCCTGCTCTGGTGACAGAGCTGCGCCATAAGGTCGATGTCAACAACGGAGCCTTGCTCCCGGCAACCACTGCCGTCAAGAATGAGCTGATTAGCTGTGACATCGTCGTCTCTGAGCCGCTCGTGGTCGACGAATTCAAGCAGCATAAGACGATGGGCGAGCTGATCCTGATCGACCGTGTTACGCATGCCACCGCGGCCTGTGGGGTGGTGGTGGCAGTGGGCGGCGATGGCGAGGACGGCGTGTTCCTGCACGATGGTCAGACCAGGCAGCAGGTGCAGTTGTTCGACAGCTTCAGCTATGACCCTGGGGTGAACATGGTGCTGCGGCAGAGACATCCGGCCACCACGTATCGCAAGGGAGATGCGCTGCCGCTGCAGAGCGCTGGCTGTCATTATCCCGAAGATTTTGACCTGCAATCGGAGGGCGGCATTGCCAACATCCGCGGCGGCATCTTCATAGGCTTCGGCGAGCGCGATGCCAGGCTGCCGTTAATCGATGCCAGCGGGCTGGAAGCAGATGCCGAGACGGGCGCAGCGTTTGGCACATACCGCAGCATACTCGTTCGCAGCAATGGCTAGAGCGAGGAAGGAGCAGCGCGGTTAATGAGAGCGGTACGCGACATTACGGCATAGCCGCGTGCAATGAAGAAGGCGATCCTCAGCAGCAAGGTGCTGCGAAGGATCGCCTTCTTGTTGTTCATATGTTCATTCCATAGGTCTTCTCCATAGCGGTCGGCATCCAGTCTAACAACTGCTGCTGTAGTTGAAGACGGATCTGAATCGCCTGCACGAGCTGCGACGGGTCAAAGCTCGCAGGGAGGTGCTGCGCGTACACATCCCGGTTCATCGTCGTCACTTCATGCAGTGTGCGCAGCTTGTCAACGTCGGTCTCCTTCAGTCTGAGCGCGTCCTCTGCAGAGTCAACTTGCATCAAGAGCCCCTTTAAGTAACCGATAACAGGATTATAGAATACTGAGCCGGGAACGGAGCCAAGGCGATACGCCTCCAGATTCTCTACGAAGGGCTCAATGGCTTTGCGACCGGAATGTACATAGTCTTGAATGAGGCCGGTGTACGTATGTTGTTTTTGGGCAATCTCCTGATAAGCGATCCACCAGTACTCCAAGGTGTTATGCGAGACGCTCCGGTCTGCAATCGCCTCCTCCAGAGTGGGCAGCAATTCATTCAGATAGACGAGCATCGGCCGCTCGTACTCTTCAAATAACACCGTCGAGTAGCGAAGATGGGCATACGCATCCAGCGTATGTTGATTCGATGAGCGAAAGAAATGGACATTATAGACGATGGACAGCAGCAAGACAGCCGAGAGACCAAGGAGCACGGCTCGCATCTTCCATGGTTTTTTTGTGCTAGACATGGAGATGAACCTCCTCAAATATTCATAGTATGAAATAACGAAGGGCCGATTTTTCGTTCCAGACAAGGCGGTGAGAGATGCCCTGGAATGGGTTCTTAAGTCATGACCTAGACCGATTCCAGCTCCACGCTCATATCTGCTTCCTGCGGAGGTTAAAGCTTCATCCTAATCGGCCTGTGGCTCGTTGTATGACGCTTGAGAGGCGCGGCGGTAGGAGCGGGGAGTGAGACCGGTTAGTTTGCGGAATTGCCTGGAGAAATGCTCTATATTGGCATAGCCGCA contains:
- a CDS encoding alpha/beta hydrolase family protein, whose amino-acid sequence is MGRWEFILLLAALLGWLLLTGSRSRITRLTRCLIVGGLIGILILHMYIEQLRWALLPLYMMVALVLSGYMRGSQSSPAPRRSGRLRPMLLRIPIVLVGVICWTIPTSLPLFQFTPPDGPYAVGVVDYTWSDPERTEANGSHPLNLRIWYPASGLHTAPARYIPQYDLFVQAVRRHYGPWANLLTDYRNLTVPADDTAPFHPDVEKAPVVVYLHGNLLGTRFTGTFQALHLASYGYIVVALEHPGTAFISAVPEGEGNDTPFTDHFGGLPNTFGAHNRAALPIIREQQADIEFVLARLRTLARFAPDSPLANRIDEHRVALIGHSFGGAAAASMLFHSSMVKAAINLDGYLYGEYPEPPPAKPLLILNGGLHIKGLEDSMAGLEEERALRERLLEKSGAEITLPQAGHLSFTDLPLYSPLLAPIAPNIREQHRVINEHTLRFLQKHL
- a CDS encoding X2-like carbohydrate binding domain-containing protein — protein: MLIGSYRPFLSLFTAFLIVASTFAVTPDRAQAATSQPYEWKNVVTNAGGGFIPGIVFNTSEPDLIYARTDIGGAYRWNPANETWIPLLDFVGWDEWGKTGVDALATDPVDPDRLYIAAGTYTNSWDPNNGYIMRSTDRGNTWEETELPFKVGGNMPGRSMGERLQIDPNDNSILFFGARSGNGLWKSADYGVTWSKVVSFPNPGNYVQNPANEYQGDIMGLAWITFDPSTGSPGQATQTIYVGVADVAESIYRSTDGGATWAAVPGQPTGYLPHHGVLSSTGDLYIPYSNGIGPYDGTKGEVWKYNTKTGVWKNISPVPDADNYFGYGGLAVDAQQPNTLMVTSLNSWWPDAMIYRSVDGGESWTSIWDWESYPNRSFRYTQDISAAPWLDFATNPQIPEITPKLGWMIGDLQIDPFDSDRMMYGTGATIYGTNNLTDWDQDEQIHIKVMAQGIEEMAVLDLASPPSGAPLVSAIGDVTGFRHDHLLQTPTKMFTRPTTSTSLDFAEQSPNFFVRVGNEDYELHPNGKSVGFSYDGGSNWNWGNSEPPGTRGGGTVAVSADATSVVWSTGDVGVYVSKNAGNSWTKSTGVPSGAQVRSDRVNPNKFYAASGGKFYVSTNGGSSFTQTAATGLPSGGTLNFKAMPGLEGEIWLAGGQANGLYGLWHSSNSGQSFTKLSNVAQADTIGFGKAAPGATYMALYATAKIDGVRGIYRSDDAGASWVRINDDQHQYGIPNATITGDPRVYGRVYLGTNGRGILFADPVGGTEPGGPEPVTSSTISPTNASFDLKASAQAAIPVALTLNGNTFTGVKHGSYTLAAGVDYTLSGTTVTLLPSYLSTLPLGTVNLTFQFSAGTHPVLQLSIIDTTTPEPGVEGEMKVEMYNGERASSTVSINPRIKLTNTGDKAISLADVNLRYFYTADGSQSQAFFCDWSHIGSANVVGTFHALASAKPTADTYLNIGFTAGAGMLNPGQSIELQIRFSKSDWSSYSQSNDYSFNATASSYVEHSKLAGYINGTLQWGMEP
- a CDS encoding DUF4256 domain-containing protein, which produces MSTQDRDHIMELLPQQREELLRMMQQRFETYVHRHPELEWTGVMAKLAANPSKLGSLHAMERTGGEPDVVGYDVESEEYLIFDCSAESPKGRRSLCYDHAALEARREHKPKDSAVGMAAAMGIELLSEEQYRRLQQLGAFDLKSSSWVRTPARIRELGGAIFCDRRYDTVFMYHNGAESYYAARGFRGCLRV
- a CDS encoding LacI family DNA-binding transcriptional regulator, which gives rise to MTTLKQIASMAGVSISTVSRILNSPDNSFATQEVRDRVWRIVKETGYVPNQSARELKRGRSAARPSSNGSISCILGRTRQLDDDPFFAQMSRAIEQQALELGYAVHLSYSLFDIETDTLLDKIESSRADGAIILGRFSSDSMNFLEKHYKNLVYAGRNVIAANCDQVICDGYEATQIAIEHLISCGHRQIGYIGETANEVRYEAYCDTLRKHGLEHSDHLVSNCPQNGPGGYQGADKLLTQAAPLPTAVFCATDIAAIAALRRFTEANIKVPEQLSIISMDNIELSGYVSPMLTTVGMPIVEMGNWAVRLLIDRINKRHRLPAKLLLPNKLVVRESVAKLV